ACAGGGTTTGTTGCGTGATCGGGTACGCTTGTCCCTGTTCGCGGGCCAGTTCTGACAACGCAGCAAAGGTGCTGTCCGGGTCCAGGTACAGCTCGGCGTCCGTGACCCACCCGAGCTTGCGCCCGCGCCCGTGGGAGCCGACGCGAACCTCACCGAGCGCGCCGCGGGTTTCGCGGACCTCCCAGCCCCACGCCTCGGGGGACGGCGGGACACCCGGTTCCTTACCGTCGGTGCCGGCAATGTGCCCGCGCCCGCTGGTGATGATCGCCCCGAGCATTTCGGGAAACCGGGCTACCGGATCGGCCGCGCGCTGGTGCTCGCCCTGCTGCTCGGCCAGGGACCGGAACGCGACCTCACCCCGACCCCAGAGCCGCTCGCGCTCGGGCGTGTCGATGGCGCGGATCGCTTCGGCGAACCGCAGCAGGTACCGTAGCCCGAGGAGCAAGTTGGCGATGATGTCCGGGGTACGGGCGTGCGGGAACTGGCCCACGAACCGGTTCCGCAACTGGACCCGCTCGGCCTCGAGTTCGGCGCGGACGGTCGCGTACCGCGGGGCCAGCCACGCGACGAACCCGGCCATTGCGGACGCGAGCGCCCCGGCAGCGGCGTTTTGCTGGCACTCCGAGAGGCGCGCGAGGTTCACGTCGCCGCGCTGGACCGCGACCACACCCAATCGGGCCGTGATGGAGTGGCCGCGCGGCACGTCCTCGCCGGTCGCCAGAACCAGCCCGCGCGGGGGCTTGGGCGGGCGCAGGGTGCCGTCGGCCCGCATGCGCTGGCGCCCGGCACTGTTGCCCTGCCCGCGGATCAGGCGCTCGGCCGTGCGGTGCTGCCGGTCCGCATCGGCCCGAGAGGGCGGGGGCGCGAAGTCGTCGACCACCAGGACCGCGTCCTTGACAGTAAACGCGAGCCTCTCGAGCGCGTTGTCGGTCGAGGACCAGTTCCCGGGGAGCCGGCCCCGGTTCATGTCCGCGCCGTAGTGCTGCTGGGCCAGGGCCGCGAGTTCGCTCTTCTGCGCCCCGGTCGGCCCGGACAGCCAGAGCGCGTAGTCGGGCGCCCCCAGCGCGGCCCGGTAGACCGTCGCCAGCAACGGGAACGCGACCCCATCCGGGACCAGACCGACGAGCAGTCCCAGCGACGCACGGACCGCGGTTCGGCGCGCGTCACCGGTCGGCGGTTCGGGCAACCGGAACGCGCTCGCGGCGCCGTCGAGTTGGACCTCCACTCTGGGCGAAACCGGGACCGTCGGGACACCCGGGACGATCGCCCCCGCGCCGTGCAGGTAGCACCAGCGCCCCTCGACCTCGCGCCACCCGGTGTGGGTGTAGACCGTGGCCGACGGGATCTCGTCCCCGCTCATTTCCTGAATCGCGCACCGCAGGTGGTCGCGTTTGCCGCTCCCGGCCTGGATCACGCACTTCGGCCCGAGGCGCTCGACCACCCAGTCGAGCGCCCCGAACCGGTCCACGGGCACCCCGACCGTGCGGGCCGGTTTGTTCCACTGCTCGACCGCGACCGCGAACGCGCGGGTCTGCTCGGCCCCGTCATCGGTCACCGTTTCGCCTACGATCCGCGCGGTGAAATTGGCGAGCTTCGTTTTCTTGGTCACGGTCAGCTCGTCCGTGTCTTCGTCGCGCGTGAGCACGCAGTGGAACGTGTTCCCGCTCACTGCGGTGTACCCGCTCTCGGTAAACTGCGCGGGATCGGTGCGAGGCTTCTCGGGCGACGCGGGGGCGTGCCCGACGAGTTCGCGGAGCGCACCGGCGCCATGACGGACGAGGAAGTCGTCGAGGCCGTTCTTGGTCCCGTCCGGCTCGGTCGGGAGCCGGACCACTCGCACGTCGGCGCCGTGCCGCCGGAGTGCGCCCGCCAGTGCCCGTTCCGCGCGGGCGACATCGGGGTTGGTGCCCGCGTCGCTGTCGAAGACGATGTGAACCCGGCGCCCGGTCCAGGTGACGCCCGCGAGGTCGTCGTTCAGGGCCAGCCGGCCGGTCCTCTTGCCGCCCCTCTGCTCGCGCGGCGCGACCCAGTTCCAGACCCCCGGCAGGGACACGCACGGGAACCCGTGTTGGGTCGCCGCGAGCGCCTTCTTGCATCCCTCCGTGATGGTGAGTTCCGCGGTCGGGTCCGCGAGTGCCGCGCGGGCGCCGGCCGGGACGTACAGCCGATTCGGACGCCCGCGCGGGTTCTCATACTTGACCTTACCGGGCTTGTCGCCCCGGGCGCGCGGGCGGTCCGGTTTCACGGTCGCATGGTCCAGCGGTTGGCCCCCGCGATCGTAGTGCGGGTACACCAGCACGGGGCCGAGAGCCTTGGCGCGGGCGGGGCTCCAGTTGAGGAGCCGGGCCACGACCTTCGGATCGTCCTCGGAGTGGACGTTGTTGGCAGTGGTGGTTTCGCGGGACAGCCCGGACGCCTCGAGTTCCGCTGCGTGGTTCGGGCGCAAGCGGTCCGCTTCCGGCCCGTCCGGAGCGCCACCCGGCGGCTCTGGCGAACCACGATTGCAATCGTCAGATTCGCTTGGTACATTCAATTCCATTGGTTCCTCCGATCGGTCCGGGGCGTCCGTGACGCGGTGCCCCGGGCCGATTGCGTTGGTGGGATCGGCTACGCGCCCATCTTCTTGAGCGCGGCGACCGCCCGTTCGGAGGCGCGCGTGCGGGCCGCAGATGTGCGCGGCACGACGGGAGTTACGACCGGTGTCGGGTCCGCGGCCGCGGTCAGGGCCGCAACGAACCGGGCCACGGCCCCGCGGGACGTGAGCCACCGGCCGCCGACGCGAACCGCTTCCAGTTTCACGACCGCCCCGGCCGCGGTCCGGGTGCCCTTGGTGCGCCAGCGGAACACGGTGGACGGGTCCACGGCCGCGCCCCCGCGGTGCCCCGGGAACAACCGGCCCGCGGCGGACAGGGACAGGCCCGCGCCCGCCTGGATCTCGGCGAGCACTTGGGGCACGGTTCCGACTTCGGGAACGACTTCGGCCATTGCGAACCTCCTCGCACGGAATGCGACGCGGTTCACAATGGCCGATGGTGCGCGGGCGAGCGGAGACGCTAGGGATGATCGAGGGATGATTTGCGCACGCGGCCCAGGAGCGCGATCCCGCCTGGCGTGATCGCGACGCCTTTGCGCCCCCCGTTGGGGCGCGCCGCCAAGCCCTTCTCGACCAGCGCGATCACCGCGTGGCCGACGGTCTGTTTGCTCAGATCGGTCGCCACTTCGAGGTCCACGTTCTTGAGCAGAAGTGGGTGCTGGGTCTTCAATTCCCGGAGTATCTTCAGTTCCGCTTCGTTGATCGAGAGTTCCCCCGCGACCGAGTTCGAGCCGGCCGCATTCAATTCTCCCAACACTCCGGCGGGTACAAGGGTGCGCTCGGCCGGCCACACATAGGCCGTGTTGCCGAGCTCGGGCACGGCCACGGTGCGGAGCATGTGAACCGCCCGGCTGACCTGTTGGCGCATGC
This region of Gemmata massiliana genomic DNA includes:
- a CDS encoding DUF1580 domain-containing protein, producing MAEVVPEVGTVPQVLAEIQAGAGLSLSAAGRLFPGHRGGAAVDPSTVFRWRTKGTRTAAGAVVKLEAVRVGGRWLTSRGAVARFVAALTAAADPTPVVTPVVPRTSAARTRASERAVAALKKMGA
- a CDS encoding DUF3854 domain-containing protein yields the protein MELNVPSESDDCNRGSPEPPGGAPDGPEADRLRPNHAAELEASGLSRETTTANNVHSEDDPKVVARLLNWSPARAKALGPVLVYPHYDRGGQPLDHATVKPDRPRARGDKPGKVKYENPRGRPNRLYVPAGARAALADPTAELTITEGCKKALAATQHGFPCVSLPGVWNWVAPREQRGGKRTGRLALNDDLAGVTWTGRRVHIVFDSDAGTNPDVARAERALAGALRRHGADVRVVRLPTEPDGTKNGLDDFLVRHGAGALRELVGHAPASPEKPRTDPAQFTESGYTAVSGNTFHCVLTRDEDTDELTVTKKTKLANFTARIVGETVTDDGAEQTRAFAVAVEQWNKPARTVGVPVDRFGALDWVVERLGPKCVIQAGSGKRDHLRCAIQEMSGDEIPSATVYTHTGWREVEGRWCYLHGAGAIVPGVPTVPVSPRVEVQLDGAASAFRLPEPPTGDARRTAVRASLGLLVGLVPDGVAFPLLATVYRAALGAPDYALWLSGPTGAQKSELAALAQQHYGADMNRGRLPGNWSSTDNALERLAFTVKDAVLVVDDFAPPPSRADADRQHRTAERLIRGQGNSAGRQRMRADGTLRPPKPPRGLVLATGEDVPRGHSITARLGVVAVQRGDVNLARLSECQQNAAAGALASAMAGFVAWLAPRYATVRAELEAERVQLRNRFVGQFPHARTPDIIANLLLGLRYLLRFAEAIRAIDTPERERLWGRGEVAFRSLAEQQGEHQRAADPVARFPEMLGAIITSGRGHIAGTDGKEPGVPPSPEAWGWEVRETRGALGEVRVGSHGRGRKLGWVTDAELYLDPDSTFAALSELAREQGQAYPITQQTLYRRLKESGYAVRTDGDRTTYPITLEGARRRVLVLAPSFLLGKPGQSGHPGRGAANTAQSVPVSRPGFSHAGPEPGQPTGTRAPENTGSVPGVPTVPVSPSGESENSADRALTNDVEVFTP